One window of the Chitinophaga niabensis genome contains the following:
- a CDS encoding beta-L-arabinofuranosidase domain-containing protein: MRILFILFLVCTLQTSAQNPYKELPLGAIKADGWLKEMLVRQKTGSTGNLDKLYPLVMNNRNGWLGGDGDQWERGPYWIDGLLPLAYILDDKELIAKTKPWIEWTINSQQADGYFGPSKDYGPEPGIQRDNSRDWWPKMVMLKVLKQYYSATQDQRVIKLMTNYFRYQLKELPNNPLDKWTFWARYRGGDNLMVVYWLYDITKDAFLLELGELIHKQTFDYTTAFLERNMLATEGSIHCVNLAQGIKEPIIYYQRHKEQKYLDAVKTGFADIRKFNGLAHGLYGGDEALHGNNPTQGSEFCSAVEMMFSLESILEITGQVSYADHLEKIAFNALPAQATDDFLYRQYFQQANQVMATNKMRNFDTNHDGTDVCYGLLTGYPCCTANMHQGWPKFTQNLWYATADGGLAALVYSPSEVKTKDVTIKEETNYPFSEDIKFTITSVKKSGFPFHLRIPAWCKNATIKINGQTWKQSEGNQVVKIEREWKSGDVVELNLPMHIYKNTWQENSISIERGPLTYGLKIGEEMKLVKYPNPPGSYGGEEFYEVRPTTPWNYGLTEDHYKVSQSSAVSKYPWNLENAPISIKTKARRIPSWQLYNEMAGPLPFSKTYRMETAKEEEEIILIPYGCTNLRISQFPVLNKR; encoded by the coding sequence ATGAGAATATTATTCATACTCTTCCTTGTATGCACTTTGCAAACAAGCGCCCAGAACCCTTACAAAGAACTTCCACTCGGCGCCATCAAAGCAGATGGCTGGCTGAAAGAAATGCTGGTACGTCAGAAAACCGGCTCCACCGGCAACCTGGACAAGCTCTATCCCTTAGTGATGAACAACCGCAACGGATGGCTGGGAGGTGATGGCGACCAATGGGAACGTGGCCCTTACTGGATTGATGGCTTATTACCGCTCGCTTATATTTTAGATGATAAAGAACTCATCGCCAAAACCAAACCATGGATAGAATGGACGATCAACAGCCAACAGGCAGATGGTTACTTCGGCCCCTCAAAAGATTATGGTCCGGAGCCTGGCATACAAAGAGATAACAGCCGCGACTGGTGGCCCAAAATGGTGATGCTGAAGGTACTCAAACAATACTACTCCGCTACGCAGGATCAAAGGGTCATCAAACTGATGACCAACTATTTCCGCTACCAGCTAAAAGAACTCCCCAACAATCCTTTGGACAAATGGACCTTCTGGGCAAGGTACCGCGGTGGCGATAACCTCATGGTTGTCTACTGGCTCTACGATATCACAAAAGATGCTTTCTTGCTGGAACTCGGCGAACTCATTCACAAACAAACCTTCGATTATACCACCGCATTCCTCGAAAGGAATATGCTGGCTACCGAAGGAAGCATTCACTGCGTGAACCTTGCACAAGGCATCAAGGAACCCATCATTTATTACCAACGCCATAAAGAACAAAAATACCTCGATGCTGTAAAAACCGGTTTCGCAGACATTCGTAAATTCAATGGCCTGGCCCATGGATTATACGGGGGAGATGAAGCCCTCCACGGCAATAACCCCACACAGGGCTCTGAGTTTTGTTCCGCGGTAGAGATGATGTTCTCACTGGAAAGCATCCTCGAAATTACCGGCCAGGTAAGCTATGCAGATCACCTGGAAAAGATAGCCTTCAATGCATTACCCGCACAGGCCACAGATGATTTCCTGTACCGCCAGTACTTCCAGCAGGCTAACCAGGTAATGGCCACCAACAAAATGCGCAACTTCGACACGAATCATGATGGTACCGACGTATGTTACGGCCTGCTCACAGGTTATCCCTGCTGCACAGCCAATATGCATCAGGGCTGGCCAAAATTCACACAGAACCTCTGGTATGCAACCGCGGATGGAGGGTTGGCCGCACTCGTATATTCTCCCAGTGAAGTGAAAACCAAAGACGTTACTATTAAAGAAGAAACAAATTACCCTTTCAGCGAGGATATCAAATTTACCATCACTTCAGTAAAAAAATCAGGTTTCCCTTTTCACCTTCGCATACCTGCATGGTGTAAGAACGCCACTATTAAAATCAACGGCCAGACATGGAAACAATCAGAAGGCAACCAGGTAGTGAAGATCGAACGCGAATGGAAATCCGGTGATGTGGTAGAACTTAATTTACCCATGCACATTTATAAAAACACCTGGCAGGAGAATTCCATTTCCATAGAACGTGGCCCGCTTACTTATGGGTTAAAAATAGGAGAGGAAATGAAGTTGGTGAAATATCCTAATCCTCCGGGCTCATATGGTGGTGAGGAATTCTACGAAGTACGCCCCACCACCCCCTGGAATTACGGCCTCACGGAAGATCATTACAAAGTATCGCAAAGCAGCGCTGTCAGCAAATATCCCTGGAACCTGGAGAACGCGCCGATAAGCATAAAAACCAAAGCCAGGCGCATCCCTTCCTGGCAATTATACAACGAAATGGCAGGCCCACTGCCTTTCAGTAAAACGTACAGGATGGAGACTGCAAAGGAAGAAGAAGAGATCATTCTTATCCCTTACGGCTGTACGAACCTCAGGATTTCACAGTTCCCGGTGCTGAACAAACGGTAA
- a CDS encoding sialate O-acetylesterase, producing the protein MQKKLSYFIAVLLFLATATQAQTKKQNFHLYLLAGQSNMAGRGIVEPQDTIGNPRILSLNKEGNWVIAKDPVHFDKSAAGVGPGLTFAREMLKQDPNIVIGLIPCAAGGSGIDNWLYNQYWEQTKSYPWDNAVMRTELAMKEGTLKGILWHQGESDSAPEKAKLYAGKLESLVIRFRKEFNLPKLPFIAGELPEFNKRAAAINTQLYEAGKKLRFYGVVSGKGLTPNADNLHIDAASQRIFGKRYAEKMKQL; encoded by the coding sequence ATGCAAAAAAAGCTGTCCTATTTCATCGCTGTTCTGCTGTTCTTAGCAACAGCCACGCAGGCTCAAACCAAAAAACAAAACTTCCACCTCTATCTCCTTGCCGGCCAGTCCAACATGGCAGGAAGAGGGATCGTAGAACCGCAGGATACCATTGGCAACCCACGCATACTGAGTTTGAACAAAGAAGGCAACTGGGTGATCGCCAAAGACCCCGTTCACTTTGATAAAAGCGCGGCCGGCGTAGGCCCCGGGTTAACCTTTGCCCGCGAAATGCTGAAGCAGGACCCGAACATCGTCATAGGCCTGATCCCCTGTGCCGCAGGCGGTTCCGGAATAGATAACTGGCTCTATAATCAATACTGGGAACAAACAAAATCCTATCCCTGGGATAACGCCGTTATGAGAACAGAACTCGCCATGAAAGAAGGTACACTGAAAGGTATCCTCTGGCATCAGGGCGAATCAGATTCCGCTCCCGAAAAAGCGAAACTTTACGCCGGTAAGCTGGAAAGCCTGGTGATCAGGTTCAGAAAGGAATTCAACCTGCCTAAATTACCTTTTATTGCAGGCGAATTACCGGAGTTCAATAAACGCGCAGCAGCAATAAATACCCAATTATATGAAGCTGGCAAAAAATTACGGTTTTATGGGGTGGTATCGGGGAAAGGGCTCACACCCAATGCAGACAACCTGCATATAGACGCAGCCTCACAACGTATATTCGGAAAGAGGTATGCCGAGAAAATGAAGCAACTCTAA
- a CDS encoding serine hydrolase domain-containing protein yields the protein MNFQLFVPILIASIICGSRVSAQYKEEFKSQADILQLPGFSLAVVKDGKVIYRQMEGYADIEKQIPMGEEQLFQIASVTKTFTAALVMQYEQEGKASLEDYVLNYRFINTYFGWPYNIDPNSRLRHFLSHTSEGNTAGSTFVYNGRRFNFIYGLFEKAGAHAPFSEAYDYELQQRIFTPLNMMHTLAGFPEKKDDPAFARIAKPYLYDRSKQAFVEDTFNYRWKKAYPATGILSTIDDLVKYTNAYDNGQLISAASYRKITTPGILNDGTRIPYGIGWFTEEIKGEKIHWHYGHADAYAALFIRVPAKKLTFIFLSNSNAPSEALRLASGHIWQSPFAMTFLKYFAGLKMEEETAIGNALFLRYAEHTYGTHKNEASRMMASLFKKHPGRFDQYDPSLIYLLTDLGEESFAAPLQHLIKAYLKDGHLNPVVLTDLAVYYKKKGDAENALLYYKMLADSKGFEDWTQTLAACKATGRFLFAKGKVEEGRMYFWRAINILKLMNEGDEVINSVIAEMNNLTTGQ from the coding sequence ATGAATTTTCAGCTATTTGTACCGATATTGATAGCTTCAATCATATGCGGCAGCCGTGTTAGTGCTCAATATAAAGAAGAATTCAAATCCCAGGCGGATATTTTACAATTACCAGGGTTTTCACTGGCAGTAGTAAAGGATGGAAAGGTGATCTACCGTCAGATGGAAGGGTATGCAGACATAGAGAAGCAGATCCCTATGGGAGAAGAGCAACTGTTCCAGATAGCTTCTGTTACCAAAACATTTACTGCAGCGCTGGTGATGCAGTATGAGCAGGAAGGCAAGGCATCACTGGAAGATTATGTTCTTAATTACCGCTTCATTAATACCTACTTTGGCTGGCCTTATAATATCGACCCCAATTCACGGCTCAGGCATTTTCTATCACATACTTCTGAGGGAAACACTGCGGGTTCTACATTCGTTTATAACGGGCGGCGCTTTAATTTTATATACGGACTTTTTGAAAAAGCAGGCGCTCATGCCCCTTTCTCTGAAGCTTACGACTACGAGTTGCAGCAGCGGATATTTACACCGCTTAATATGATGCATACGCTGGCAGGATTCCCCGAAAAGAAAGATGATCCGGCATTTGCCCGGATAGCCAAACCTTACCTGTACGACAGATCAAAGCAGGCATTTGTGGAAGATACTTTCAATTACAGGTGGAAAAAGGCTTACCCGGCTACAGGCATCCTTTCCACCATCGATGACCTGGTTAAATACACCAATGCATATGATAACGGTCAGCTTATTTCAGCTGCCAGTTATCGTAAAATCACCACACCCGGCATTTTAAACGATGGCACCCGGATCCCCTATGGCATAGGTTGGTTCACCGAAGAAATAAAAGGAGAAAAGATCCATTGGCATTATGGCCATGCGGATGCTTATGCGGCGTTATTCATAAGAGTACCTGCAAAGAAACTCACGTTCATTTTTCTTTCCAACTCCAATGCCCCATCTGAAGCCCTGCGCCTGGCTTCCGGTCATATATGGCAATCTCCTTTTGCCATGACCTTTCTGAAATATTTTGCCGGATTAAAAATGGAGGAAGAAACCGCTATAGGCAATGCGCTGTTTTTAAGATATGCAGAGCATACTTATGGAACACATAAAAACGAAGCGTCCCGGATGATGGCTTCATTATTTAAAAAACATCCCGGCCGGTTTGACCAGTATGATCCTTCCCTGATATACCTATTGACAGACCTGGGCGAAGAAAGTTTTGCTGCGCCTTTGCAACATCTTATTAAGGCTTATCTGAAAGATGGCCATCTCAATCCTGTGGTGCTCACCGATCTGGCTGTTTATTATAAAAAGAAGGGGGACGCAGAAAATGCCCTGTTATATTACAAAATGCTGGCCGACAGCAAAGGTTTTGAGGATTGGACCCAAACACTTGCTGCTTGCAAAGCCACGGGCAGGTTTTTATTTGCCAAAGGCAAAGTAGAAGAAGGCAGAATGTATTTCTGGCGGGCTATCAATATCCTCAAGCTGATGAACGAAGGAGATGAGGTGATCAATTCTGTTATTGCAGAGATGAATAACCTAACCACCGGTCAGTGA
- a CDS encoding NEW3 domain-containing protein → MLARKVKYQWPIKALFLFCVLFSSKGIAQQTSSPFTARLINLEAAANTTFTYNARLTNSAKVPRIYQLFANVPPGWNIAYKTEGYQVTSINVDSGKTQDINIEINPALETKPGKYNITVTALTGTDSLKLNLEAVVKGTYNVTLSTPSGRLSDDITEGSRREIQLVVKNTGTIALDNLELSAQAPPQWEASFSPATIKQLEPNKESTVTVTLKVPNKTIAGDYVTTFTAKNTNATSNAAFRMTVKTSILTGWLGILIILAALGAVYYLIRKYGRR, encoded by the coding sequence ATGTTAGCACGTAAAGTAAAGTACCAGTGGCCAATCAAGGCACTTTTTCTATTCTGCGTTTTATTCAGTTCAAAGGGGATCGCACAACAGACCAGCTCCCCGTTTACAGCAAGACTGATCAACCTTGAAGCAGCAGCCAACACCACGTTCACCTACAATGCCAGGCTTACCAATTCAGCCAAAGTTCCGCGGATCTATCAGCTCTTTGCCAATGTACCTCCGGGATGGAACATTGCTTACAAAACAGAAGGTTACCAGGTAACTTCCATCAACGTGGATTCAGGCAAAACGCAGGACATCAACATAGAGATCAATCCTGCCCTGGAAACCAAACCCGGCAAGTACAACATCACGGTAACCGCATTAACAGGCACAGATTCGCTCAAACTAAACCTGGAAGCCGTAGTGAAGGGTACTTATAATGTTACCCTCTCCACCCCTTCCGGAAGGCTCAGCGATGATATCACAGAAGGCAGCCGCCGGGAAATTCAGCTGGTGGTAAAGAACACTGGTACCATTGCGCTGGACAACCTGGAACTCTCTGCACAGGCGCCTCCCCAATGGGAAGCCAGCTTTTCACCGGCTACCATTAAACAGCTGGAACCTAATAAAGAATCCACGGTTACCGTTACATTGAAGGTACCTAACAAAACTATCGCCGGTGATTACGTGACCACTTTCACCGCTAAGAATACCAACGCCACATCGAATGCCGCTTTCCGCATGACGGTTAAAACTTCTATCCTCACGGGATGGCTGGGCATATTGATCATACTCGCGGCACTGGGCGCTGTTTATTACCTTATCCGTAAATATGGCAGGAGATAG
- a CDS encoding ABC transporter ATP-binding protein has translation MEQPIIEIIGLTKYYGSLKAVDNLHLSISKGEIFGLLGPNGAGKSTTILMLLGLTEPSSGMAQICGINASRNPIPVKRKVGYMPDNVGFYNELTALENLSYIGRLNGITAAEDRAREMLAEVGLENAMHKKTGTFSRGMKQRLGLADVLIKQPEVIILDEPTLGIDPTGVRDFLALIQQLSEQRGLTILLSSHHLHQVQQVCNRVGIFVGGQLLAEGNVNKLAADLFKAAPYVVQITGSGTVPESELLQMPGIEKVTATDGTVEISGQKDITPDIVRLFVGKGFDVSSVQKKSYGLDEIYQQYFENNIKENVSNEKSSGLFQRSFFGKFKKR, from the coding sequence ATGGAACAACCAATCATCGAGATCATTGGGCTGACCAAATACTATGGCTCCCTGAAGGCCGTGGACAATCTTCACCTGTCTATCAGCAAAGGTGAGATCTTCGGGTTGCTGGGCCCTAACGGGGCCGGTAAATCCACCACCATACTCATGTTGCTTGGTTTAACAGAACCTTCCTCGGGTATGGCGCAGATCTGCGGGATCAATGCATCACGCAATCCCATTCCTGTTAAACGAAAAGTGGGCTATATGCCGGATAACGTGGGTTTTTATAACGAACTCACGGCACTGGAAAACCTCAGCTATATAGGACGGCTGAACGGCATAACTGCAGCAGAAGACCGTGCCCGTGAAATGCTTGCGGAGGTTGGGCTGGAAAATGCCATGCATAAGAAAACCGGCACCTTTTCCCGGGGCATGAAACAACGCCTTGGATTAGCGGATGTGCTGATCAAACAACCGGAAGTGATCATCCTGGATGAACCTACGCTTGGGATTGATCCTACAGGGGTGCGGGATTTCCTGGCACTCATTCAGCAACTGAGTGAGCAGCGGGGATTAACCATACTCCTCTCCTCTCATCATCTGCACCAGGTGCAGCAGGTATGTAATCGTGTAGGCATCTTCGTGGGCGGGCAATTACTGGCAGAAGGGAATGTAAACAAACTGGCGGCAGACCTGTTTAAAGCAGCTCCTTATGTAGTGCAGATCACCGGTTCCGGTACAGTACCGGAAAGCGAGCTCCTGCAAATGCCCGGCATTGAAAAGGTAACGGCAACAGATGGAACAGTGGAGATATCCGGGCAAAAGGATATTACGCCGGACATCGTACGGTTATTTGTGGGAAAGGGTTTTGACGTTAGCAGTGTGCAGAAGAAAAGTTATGGCCTGGATGAGATCTATCAACAATATTTCGAAAATAATATAAAGGAAAACGTTTCTAATGAAAAGTCAAGCGGCCTTTTTCAACGGTCTTTTTTCGGCAAGTTCAAAAAGCGTTAG
- a CDS encoding ABC transporter permease, with product MKSQAAFFNGLFSASSKSVSPSPFSVMVRKEVADQVRSWRFIILGGLILLTFFASMYVSMINISKAVSNYDDPDRLFLYLKLLTTSDGALPPFHVFIGFLGPLLGISLGFDAINSEQSNGTLIRLMAQPVYRDAVLNAKFVASLIVISTLFLSLNLLMIGGGLYITGVSIEPSEFIRILGFVLLSIIYVAFWLNLSILLSVKFKQAATSALTAIAIWLFFTVFYQIILNIAIKAFLPDPNQLTQDQVISYNGIILTFLRLVPSQLYSDATTTLLMPSVRSLGPLTMEQMAGAIPSPLSVRESLLVVWPQVSGLIAATVVCFALSYFLFMRREIRT from the coding sequence ATGAAAAGTCAAGCGGCCTTTTTCAACGGTCTTTTTTCGGCAAGTTCAAAAAGCGTTAGTCCCTCGCCGTTCTCCGTAATGGTGAGAAAGGAAGTGGCAGACCAGGTGCGCAGTTGGCGTTTTATCATCCTGGGAGGATTGATCCTGCTCACCTTCTTTGCGTCCATGTATGTGTCTATGATCAATATCAGCAAAGCCGTTTCAAATTATGATGATCCGGACAGGCTCTTCTTATACCTGAAATTGCTGACCACATCGGATGGCGCGCTTCCGCCTTTCCATGTATTCATCGGATTTCTGGGGCCATTGCTGGGGATCAGTCTTGGTTTTGATGCCATCAATTCCGAACAGTCTAACGGTACACTGATCAGGCTCATGGCGCAACCTGTTTACCGGGATGCGGTGCTCAACGCCAAATTTGTGGCATCGCTGATCGTGATCAGCACGCTCTTCCTTTCCCTCAACCTGCTGATGATAGGCGGCGGACTGTATATTACCGGCGTAAGCATTGAGCCATCTGAATTTATACGGATCCTTGGCTTTGTATTACTAAGCATCATTTACGTAGCGTTCTGGCTGAACCTCTCCATACTTTTATCCGTTAAGTTCAAACAGGCAGCTACCTCTGCGCTTACAGCCATTGCTATCTGGCTGTTCTTTACGGTGTTCTACCAGATCATCCTGAATATTGCGATCAAGGCATTTCTGCCTGATCCCAATCAGCTCACGCAGGACCAGGTGATATCTTATAACGGCATCATCTTAACCTTCCTGCGTTTAGTGCCCAGCCAGCTCTATTCGGATGCTACCACTACATTGCTGATGCCTTCCGTACGCAGCCTGGGGCCTTTAACCATGGAACAGATGGCAGGCGCCATTCCTTCTCCCTTATCTGTTCGTGAAAGCCTGTTGGTGGTATGGCCACAGGTGAGCGGGCTGATTGCTGCAACGGTGGTGTGTTTTGCGCTTTCTTATTTTCTCTTTATGCGGAGGGAGATAAGAACGTAA
- a CDS encoding alpha/beta fold hydrolase, with protein MKHAWLNKNEYPFPSKFFHINGHQLHYIEEGQGDTVLFVHGTPSWSFDFRHIIKELRKTHRCIAIDHIGFGLSDKPAQYDYSTQNHSKTLEAFIAQKNLQNITLVVHDFGGPIGLNYAISNPGKIKNIIILNSWLWSSREDPDFIKVSRILKSPLLPFLYRYLNFSPKFILPKSFGDNKLPKALLSQYTKPFANKNERNGALAFARSLLNDQDWFEELWQNKRPIENKPALFIWGMKDPVIKPDHLYKFVSGFSNATIVKLETAGHFPQEEQPVKVTNAVLGFLSLL; from the coding sequence ATGAAACACGCCTGGTTAAATAAGAACGAATACCCTTTCCCCTCCAAATTCTTCCACATCAACGGGCACCAGCTGCATTACATAGAAGAAGGACAGGGCGATACTGTTTTATTCGTTCACGGAACCCCTTCCTGGAGCTTTGATTTCCGGCACATCATAAAGGAACTAAGGAAAACCCACCGCTGCATAGCCATTGATCACATCGGCTTCGGACTCTCAGATAAACCGGCGCAGTACGACTATTCCACACAGAATCACAGCAAAACACTCGAAGCATTCATTGCACAAAAGAACTTACAGAACATCACCTTAGTAGTACACGATTTCGGCGGTCCGATAGGATTGAATTATGCTATATCCAACCCCGGAAAAATAAAGAATATAATAATCCTAAACTCCTGGTTATGGAGCAGCAGGGAAGATCCCGATTTTATCAAAGTAAGCAGGATCTTAAAAAGCCCCTTATTACCCTTTCTATACCGCTATCTGAACTTCTCCCCAAAGTTCATTCTCCCAAAATCATTCGGCGATAACAAACTCCCCAAAGCATTATTATCCCAGTACACGAAACCCTTCGCAAACAAAAACGAGCGCAACGGTGCGCTCGCATTTGCAAGATCATTGCTGAATGACCAGGATTGGTTTGAAGAACTATGGCAAAATAAACGGCCCATAGAAAATAAACCAGCACTGTTCATCTGGGGGATGAAAGACCCCGTTATTAAACCGGATCACCTGTACAAATTTGTAAGCGGCTTCTCCAATGCCACCATCGTAAAACTGGAAACCGCCGGCCATTTCCCGCAGGAAGAACAGCCTGTAAAAGTAACCAATGCGGTTCTCGGGTTTTTATCACTACTTTAA
- a CDS encoding Crp/Fnr family transcriptional regulator produces the protein MTQYEYFKLFHAISKADYDLLISQLQTKFYRKNDLIIVPGQTQKELYFVKSGIQMSYFAAEKKPEVIAFTYPPNICAIPESFSLQIPSKCYLTCLTDSEVDYITFDDLQKLFDQSQQIERLFRKMTEAVLAGIINRHHELQALSMEERYRAFCQRSAHLLHLVSHKYIASYLGISPTNFSKLFNTVKI, from the coding sequence ATGACACAATATGAATACTTTAAGCTTTTTCATGCTATCAGCAAAGCAGATTACGACCTGCTCATCAGCCAGCTGCAAACAAAGTTCTACCGGAAGAACGACCTCATCATCGTTCCCGGCCAAACGCAGAAAGAACTGTACTTCGTAAAAAGCGGCATCCAGATGTCTTACTTCGCGGCAGAAAAGAAACCGGAAGTGATCGCCTTCACCTATCCCCCGAATATCTGCGCCATCCCGGAATCGTTTTCATTGCAGATCCCTTCAAAATGTTACCTGACCTGCTTAACGGACAGTGAAGTGGATTACATTACATTCGATGATCTCCAAAAGCTGTTCGATCAATCACAACAGATAGAAAGGTTATTCAGGAAGATGACGGAAGCTGTACTGGCAGGGATCATCAACCGCCACCATGAATTACAGGCATTATCTATGGAAGAAAGATATAGAGCCTTCTGCCAGCGAAGCGCCCATCTGCTGCACCTGGTAAGCCATAAATACATTGCTTCCTACTTAGGCATCAGTCCCACCAATTTCAGCAAATTATTCAACACGGTGAAGATCTGA
- a CDS encoding HNH endonuclease translates to MNCYNCGVILNRKNRSVEHIINASIGGFRKGYNLLCASCNKAFGRTIDFELGRQLGIFGRLLKIPLDRGVHSLSTELGVIDCDRAIAKICLNYYLSKGYPKEYIGLVKAFVRGEEESVSFYYLPVSDIHEEDEVSHIIHLHGGGGVLYAYIELFNMLNRVIIFSTDYTGEDIHVTYCRDVVQSKELAKDVTFQLGKQELEGLRGIEATDVRYERLMKVIERHRGLYGS, encoded by the coding sequence ATGAACTGTTACAATTGTGGCGTTATCCTGAACAGGAAAAACAGGTCGGTGGAGCATATTATCAATGCTTCTATCGGGGGCTTCAGGAAGGGATATAACCTCTTATGCGCTTCCTGTAACAAAGCGTTCGGGAGAACAATCGATTTTGAGTTGGGGAGACAGCTGGGTATTTTTGGGCGTTTGCTGAAAATTCCGTTGGATCGTGGGGTGCATTCATTATCCACTGAGTTGGGTGTTATAGACTGCGACCGTGCTATTGCTAAAATATGCCTTAACTATTATTTGTCGAAGGGGTATCCTAAAGAATATATTGGCCTGGTGAAGGCTTTTGTTCGCGGGGAGGAGGAATCTGTTTCCTTTTACTATTTACCCGTTTCTGATATACATGAAGAAGACGAGGTTTCCCATATCATACACCTGCACGGTGGTGGCGGTGTTTTATATGCTTATATAGAGTTGTTCAATATGCTGAACCGGGTTATTATATTCAGTACGGATTATACCGGGGAGGATATTCATGTTACTTACTGCCGGGATGTGGTGCAAAGCAAAGAGCTGGCTAAGGATGTAACGTTTCAGTTGGGGAAGCAGGAACTGGAGGGGCTGAGGGGAATTGAGGCTACGGATGTGCGTTATGAAAGACTGATGAAGGTTATTGAGCGCCATAGGGGGCTCTATGGTTCTTAG
- a CDS encoding family 43 glycosylhydrolase: protein MKTNISICLLGCLSLALLSACQKKISLERPLLLSMTDSISEDDFNIESTFTNPLKSSGADPWVTQHNGKYYYTYTQGSKLVLYETTAMSELALAKYDEAWVPPAGMPYSKNIWAPELHRLNNKWYMYFAADNGTNANHRMYAVENTSADPMQGTWVLKGKVADSTDQWAIDGTVVEYGGQLYMLWSGGNAGAAPQRIYIAPMSDPWTISGPRVAISSPSYSWEMNGSAINEGPQPIINPGGQLLVVYSGSGYWVDTYCLGLLTLQVNGDPLNPAHWVKTSTPVFSMNAASGAYGPGHNGFFKSPDGTEDWLIYHARSAAGGGGRNARIQKFTWNMDGSPNFGIPVAINSPVTKPSGEPIRYVYKKASWSIAGYSSQELNNNRIATKIIDDNVTTPWIARYSAPATNYPDHWIAVDMQDTLNVDGFIFVQKDGDRKIKDMEVLVANDTTTWESLGTIQLLNLHPNKQYFTLPVRKQARYFKLVPVSGLDAQPQPGLAEVSAFILD, encoded by the coding sequence ATGAAAACAAACATCTCTATTTGTTTGCTAGGCTGTTTAAGCCTTGCGCTCCTCTCTGCGTGCCAAAAAAAGATCTCTCTGGAACGGCCACTGCTACTAAGTATGACAGACAGTATTTCAGAGGACGATTTTAACATTGAAAGCACTTTCACCAATCCGCTGAAATCGAGTGGTGCCGATCCCTGGGTAACCCAACACAACGGGAAGTATTATTACACCTATACCCAGGGTAGCAAACTGGTACTGTATGAAACAACAGCCATGTCTGAACTGGCATTGGCTAAGTATGATGAAGCCTGGGTCCCTCCTGCAGGCATGCCTTACTCAAAAAACATCTGGGCACCTGAACTGCACCGGCTCAACAACAAGTGGTACATGTATTTTGCTGCGGATAACGGCACCAATGCCAATCATCGCATGTATGCCGTAGAAAATACTTCGGCTGATCCCATGCAGGGCACATGGGTGCTGAAAGGAAAAGTTGCCGATTCTACGGACCAATGGGCTATTGATGGAACAGTAGTTGAGTATGGCGGGCAATTGTACATGTTATGGTCTGGCGGTAATGCGGGCGCTGCACCGCAGCGGATTTACATTGCGCCGATGAGTGATCCCTGGACGATTTCAGGCCCCAGGGTAGCTATTTCCAGTCCCTCCTATTCCTGGGAAATGAATGGCAGTGCCATCAACGAAGGACCCCAACCGATCATCAATCCAGGCGGACAATTGCTGGTGGTTTATTCCGGCAGCGGTTACTGGGTGGATACCTATTGCCTGGGATTATTAACGTTGCAGGTAAATGGGGATCCCCTGAATCCTGCACACTGGGTAAAAACATCCACCCCTGTTTTTTCCATGAACGCGGCCAGCGGAGCTTATGGGCCCGGGCACAATGGATTTTTCAAATCACCGGATGGTACGGAAGACTGGCTCATTTATCATGCACGCAGTGCTGCCGGAGGAGGAGGCCGTAATGCACGCATACAAAAATTCACCTGGAATATGGATGGCTCGCCGAATTTCGGGATCCCTGTCGCTATTAATTCTCCCGTGACCAAACCTTCCGGAGAACCTATCCGGTACGTGTATAAAAAAGCCAGTTGGTCTATAGCCGGTTACAGCTCACAGGAGCTCAACAACAACCGCATTGCAACAAAGATCATAGATGATAATGTAACTACTCCCTGGATAGCACGTTATTCCGCTCCCGCAACCAATTATCCTGATCATTGGATCGCCGTGGATATGCAGGATACGCTTAACGTAGATGGTTTCATTTTTGTGCAGAAAGATGGCGACCGGAAAATAAAAGACATGGAGGTACTGGTGGCTAACGACACTACAACATGGGAAAGCCTTGGCACTATTCAGCTGCTCAATCTCCATCCTAATAAGCAGTATTTCACACTGCCTGTAAGGAAGCAAGCCCGGTATTTTAAACTGGTACCTGTTTCCGGCCTCGATGCACAGCCTCAGCCTGGTTTGGCAGAAGTAAGTGCTTTTATACTTGATTAA